A single window of uncultured Pseudodesulfovibrio sp. DNA harbors:
- a CDS encoding UDP-glucose/GDP-mannose dehydrogenase family protein, giving the protein MNVCIVGTGYVGLVSAACFAEMGNNIYCVDVNPKVVETLRNGQVHIYEPGLEDLVKRNTEQGRLTFTTNLGEGLAEAEVVFITVGTPCGDDGSCDLSYVDAVAREIGQRMTSPKIVVDKSTVPVGTADRVRGIIADELEKRGESIDFDVVSNPEFLKEGDAVNDFMKPDRVIVGTEDENSAKALQNLYGPFARSREKLIVMGVRSAEMTKYAANCMLATKISFINEVANICERVGADVSEVRAGIGSDSRIGYSFIYPGVGYGGSCFPKDVKALIGTAAENGYDAKLIRSVDEVNNKQKHVLADKIKEYFEPQGGVNGRCLAVWGIAFKANTDDIREASAIEVIKDLTALGMKVRAFDPVANERAREEVGHLEGLEIMDDEYDVLDGADALAVVTDWNQFRDPDFERIKSAMKAPLVFDGRNLYQPERMGQAGFAYFSIGRMPVK; this is encoded by the coding sequence ATGAACGTATGCATCGTTGGCACTGGGTATGTGGGCCTTGTTTCCGCAGCCTGCTTTGCCGAAATGGGTAACAATATTTATTGTGTGGACGTCAACCCCAAGGTGGTTGAGACCTTGAGAAACGGCCAAGTCCATATTTACGAGCCAGGTCTTGAAGATTTGGTTAAACGCAACACTGAACAGGGCCGACTGACTTTTACAACTAACCTTGGTGAAGGTTTGGCTGAAGCGGAAGTCGTTTTTATTACTGTTGGTACGCCGTGCGGCGATGATGGTTCCTGTGATCTTTCTTATGTTGATGCGGTGGCCCGTGAAATAGGTCAGCGTATGACGAGTCCGAAAATTGTCGTGGACAAGTCCACGGTCCCAGTTGGTACTGCTGATCGTGTTCGTGGTATCATTGCAGACGAGTTGGAAAAGCGCGGTGAGTCCATTGACTTTGACGTGGTTTCCAACCCCGAGTTCTTGAAAGAGGGTGATGCTGTTAATGATTTCATGAAGCCGGATCGTGTTATTGTCGGTACTGAAGATGAAAATTCCGCAAAGGCATTGCAAAATTTGTATGGTCCCTTTGCTCGCAGTCGCGAAAAACTTATCGTTATGGGAGTTCGTTCTGCCGAAATGACCAAGTATGCCGCCAACTGTATGCTTGCCACAAAGATCTCTTTCATCAACGAAGTCGCTAACATTTGTGAACGCGTTGGGGCCGATGTGTCCGAAGTGCGTGCAGGTATCGGTTCTGACAGCCGTATCGGTTATAGTTTTATTTACCCCGGTGTCGGTTACGGTGGTTCCTGTTTCCCCAAAGATGTCAAAGCCCTTATCGGTACTGCTGCCGAAAATGGTTATGATGCCAAGCTCATTCGATCAGTGGATGAGGTCAATAATAAGCAAAAGCATGTCCTTGCCGACAAGATCAAAGAATATTTTGAACCGCAGGGCGGGGTAAACGGACGTTGTTTGGCTGTTTGGGGTATCGCCTTCAAAGCCAACACTGACGATATCCGTGAGGCATCTGCCATTGAGGTTATCAAGGATTTGACCGCTCTCGGCATGAAGGTTCGTGCTTTTGACCCTGTGGCCAACGAGCGTGCTCGTGAGGAAGTTGGCCATCTTGAAGGGTTGGAAATCATGGATGACGAATATGATGTACTGGATGGTGCGGATGCGCTGGCTGTTGTGACTGATTGGAATCAGTTCAGAGACCCTGATTTTGAGCGTATCAAGAGTGCTATGAAGGCTCCGCTGGTTTTTGATGGTCGGAATCTTTATCAACCTGAACGGATGGGACAGGCTGGTTTTGCGTATTTCAGCATTGGTAGAATGCCGGTGAAATAA
- a CDS encoding pyridoxine 5'-phosphate synthase, which translates to MPVLVVNVDHVATLRQARMGIEPEPVTAAYIAEMAGATGIIVHLREDRRHIQDRDVELIKQTCNTRLHLEMAATQEMQSIALNIEPEMVCMVPEKRQELTTEGGLNCIGREDELRDFLAPIHAKGIRSSLFIDADPKQIQAAQATGAEYIEIHTGHYADAKEIDARNEELEKILKGVALATDIGLKVNLGHGLNYRNILNFKDVPGIKEYSIGHSIMARAIYVGLDQAVRDMANLVRTFAD; encoded by the coding sequence ATGCCGGTACTCGTTGTCAACGTCGATCATGTGGCCACCCTACGTCAGGCCAGAATGGGCATAGAGCCTGAACCCGTCACTGCTGCCTATATAGCTGAAATGGCGGGAGCCACTGGAATAATTGTCCATCTTCGTGAAGATCGTCGCCACATTCAGGACAGAGATGTAGAACTTATCAAACAGACATGTAACACTCGATTGCATCTAGAAATGGCGGCCACACAAGAAATGCAGTCCATTGCTTTAAATATAGAACCTGAAATGGTCTGTATGGTACCAGAAAAACGACAGGAATTGACCACTGAAGGCGGATTGAATTGCATTGGCCGTGAAGATGAATTGCGTGACTTTCTCGCCCCCATCCACGCTAAAGGCATCCGTTCCAGCCTGTTTATTGATGCTGATCCAAAACAAATTCAAGCAGCACAGGCCACCGGGGCAGAATATATTGAAATCCATACCGGTCATTATGCGGATGCTAAAGAAATTGATGCACGCAATGAAGAATTGGAAAAGATCCTTAAAGGTGTTGCACTAGCCACAGACATTGGCCTCAAAGTCAATCTCGGTCATGGCCTGAATTACCGAAACATTCTAAACTTCAAAGATGTTCCCGGCATCAAGGAATACTCCATAGGGCATTCCATTATGGCCCGCGCCATATATGTCGGACTTGATCAAGCCGTGCGCGATATGGCGAACCTTGTCAGGACTTTTGCGGACTAA
- the acpS gene encoding holo-ACP synthase codes for MIKGIGIDLAELDRIEELWDRYGMKFAHRILTDREAEQLPKKYPTKRLAALFAGKEAAVKALGTGFAQGIHFKCIEILHAPSGKPEISFLHNGLEECKKQGITAAHISLTHSRDTAGATVILEG; via the coding sequence ATGATCAAAGGCATCGGCATAGACCTTGCGGAACTGGACCGCATCGAAGAGTTGTGGGACCGGTACGGCATGAAGTTCGCTCACCGAATTTTGACCGACCGCGAGGCCGAACAATTACCCAAGAAATATCCAACCAAACGCTTGGCCGCGTTGTTTGCTGGAAAAGAAGCAGCGGTCAAGGCGTTGGGAACCGGGTTTGCCCAAGGTATTCACTTCAAGTGTATTGAAATACTTCACGCGCCAAGCGGTAAACCCGAAATCTCTTTTTTGCATAACGGTCTAGAAGAATGCAAAAAACAAGGTATCACCGCCGCACACATATCCTTGACTCATTCCCGTGACACCGCTGGTGCCACCGTGATATTGGAAGGATAG